One Synechococcus sp. PROS-9-1 DNA window includes the following coding sequences:
- a CDS encoding calcium-binding protein → MTNSFNSTSVQDKSAGYTLEELLSIYLFQELPLSAQEIEQLDDHLGFSVVWSDNYEKELTVVDVNGITNGSNENDFLLGANGDERLKGGKGDDFIWGGEGNDDLLNVSGKDILIGGSGDDQYVIKNYDSIIVETANNSGKDTAIVYSKGLDYTIPSNIETLVIEQDSQSTRALRKSLFTGSERADIFSSKTDDYIELKGGKNNDTYIFSSHDNIVITEKAEEGDDWIVANFKSSADGITEYKIADNVENLSLKEGSESIAIQGNKGNNVIIGNTDDNILRGGNGDDDLDGNTGMNILAGETGDDIYRISSSNPDDNAIIEMAEEGDDWIVANFTSSADGITEYKIADNVENLSLKEGSESIAIQGNEENNIIIGNTDDNILRGGEGDDDLDGNAGMNTLAGETGDDIYRISSSNSDDNVITEMAEEGDDWIVANFTSSADGITEYKIADNVENLSLKEGSESIAIQGNEENNIIIGNTDDNILRGGNGDDDLDGNAGMNILAGETGDDIYRISSSNHDDNVITEEAEEGDDWIVANFSSSADDIAEYKIAEHVENLILKDDSANINILGNNSDNTIIGNTQDNFLDGGNGNDHMKGESGKDLLKGGKGNDYLYGGKGHDTMEGGEGNDVFVVNPDDYESGGNYPDIILDFNSEEDFVQINTSHEPTEHTNRQFLSQGNFISTTTDQLEGKDGLQSSAEYVFDESQGILYHNDNGTEPGVENNQNGILALGANATLIDENIVIN, encoded by the coding sequence ATGACTAACTCATTCAATTCAACATCAGTTCAGGACAAATCTGCAGGATACACATTAGAAGAGTTGCTGTCAATATATTTATTCCAAGAATTACCCTTAAGTGCTCAAGAGATTGAACAGTTAGATGATCATCTGGGTTTTAGTGTAGTTTGGTCCGATAATTACGAAAAAGAATTAACGGTAGTGGATGTCAACGGAATCACAAATGGCAGCAACGAGAATGATTTTCTGCTTGGTGCCAATGGTGATGAACGACTTAAAGGAGGGAAAGGGGATGACTTCATTTGGGGAGGAGAAGGAAACGATGATCTTTTAAATGTAAGCGGAAAGGACATACTAATCGGTGGGTCTGGGGATGATCAATATGTGATAAAGAATTATGATTCAATTATCGTCGAGACCGCAAACAATAGCGGAAAAGATACCGCCATTGTTTACTCAAAAGGCCTAGATTACACAATACCTAGCAATATTGAGACTCTAGTTATTGAACAAGACAGCCAAAGCACTAGAGCACTGCGAAAATCGCTATTTACAGGGTCTGAAAGAGCTGATATTTTTTCAAGCAAAACAGATGACTATATAGAGCTTAAAGGAGGTAAAAACAATGACACATATATATTTTCAAGCCACGACAATATTGTTATAACAGAAAAGGCTGAAGAAGGTGATGATTGGATCGTCGCAAACTTCAAGTCATCAGCTGATGGCATAACTGAATACAAGATAGCCGACAATGTAGAGAATCTAAGCCTCAAAGAAGGATCAGAGAGTATAGCTATTCAAGGGAATAAAGGCAATAATGTTATCATTGGTAATACTGATGATAATATATTACGTGGCGGAAATGGAGACGATGACTTAGATGGAAACACTGGCATGAACATACTTGCAGGAGAGACTGGCGATGATATCTATAGAATATCTTCCTCTAATCCTGATGACAATGCAATAATAGAAATGGCTGAAGAAGGTGATGATTGGATCGTCGCAAACTTCACGTCATCAGCTGATGGCATAACTGAATACAAGATAGCCGACAATGTAGAGAATCTAAGCCTCAAAGAAGGATCAGAGAGTATAGCTATTCAAGGGAATGAAGAGAATAATATTATCATTGGCAATACTGATGATAATATATTACGTGGCGGAGAGGGAGACGATGACTTAGATGGAAATGCTGGCATGAACACACTTGCAGGAGAGACTGGCGATGATATCTATAGAATATCTTCCTCTAATTCTGATGACAATGTAATAACAGAAATGGCTGAAGAAGGTGATGATTGGATCGTCGCAAACTTCACGTCATCAGCTGATGGCATAACTGAATACAAGATAGCCGACAATGTAGAGAATCTAAGCCTCAAAGAAGGATCAGAGAGTATAGCTATTCAAGGGAATGAAGAGAATAATATTATCATTGGCAATACTGATGATAATATATTACGTGGCGGAAATGGAGACGATGACTTAGATGGAAATGCTGGCATGAACATACTTGCAGGAGAGACTGGCGATGATATCTATAGAATATCTTCCTCTAATCATGATGACAATGTCATAACTGAAGAGGCTGAAGAGGGTGATGATTGGATCGTCGCAAACTTTTCGTCATCAGCTGATGACATAGCCGAATACAAGATAGCTGAACATGTAGAGAACCTTATACTCAAAGACGACTCAGCTAATATAAACATACTAGGAAATAATAGTGACAACACTATTATTGGCAATACTCAAGATAATTTCCTTGATGGAGGCAATGGTAATGATCATATGAAAGGGGAATCAGGGAAAGATCTATTAAAAGGAGGGAAAGGCAATGATTATCTTTATGGTGGCAAAGGGCATGACACGATGGAGGGAGGCGAAGGAAATGATGTATTTGTTGTGAATCCTGATGATTACGAATCAGGAGGAAATTATCCAGATATAATTCTGGATTTTAATTCAGAAGAAGATTTTGTGCAAATCAATACATCTCATGAACCGACAGAGCACACTAATAGGCAATTTTTAAGCCAAGGTAACTTTATTAGCACAACAACTGATCAACTGGAAGGCAAGGATGGACTACAGTCCAGCGCAGAATATGTATTCGACGAAAGTCAAGGGATTCTCTATCACAATGATAATGGAACAGAGCCAGGTGTCGAAAATAATCAAAATGGAATT
- a CDS encoding calcium-binding protein encodes MASELNLFEMDFEGSADAGLVAGYDGKRAVANSRSYAVEMANQVEVGGQIDLQSKADAEAVGVKHDTELADILNFGDAVAEQVLAEAKAYGLSSHHDSDWDPELLTLNPDGLLKVTAGEGAKLKIEAEATSQSDLSEIRIQTNAEAVGWSDADFTTANEEGLVIEAYAEALGIDNGADNILYTESLATAIEGDDGDATTTLTITSNVEADALATAQLSGQSETSMIEWMEAHSIGINDTDINLIGEGLVDANTYSSISFETIDPSDLGSENLEGVDNTVITLDGDESNMVDASTEVEVAETMTGASSYGIQGTTIFGDGDGANIINAEAIIEADFSSWSGFTGSELDEFIAMGLNDSNIVLGKGADVVRGVAKQDLTLNESFSETLDTDSALAKTLSQSAGINNSAINTGAGNDIVEGQVSGEAIHVDTSRGIVDSYINTSTGDDKINGSVTNSVLHGGSGDDRIEMDDAFGSIVDAGSGDDRIAIASESESMQLFGGTGEDIIIGGSGDDMISGGVGSDVLRGGEGADTFVFDVSSFGRGTDLVSDFNQAEGDVLELSAALTGINRGAEPIFITAAMAEGTNIDAAIIYDTLENIQGQRATSVKMAYAHDQGSMMFDEDGDWTQGSDVLAVVRHTDSSSELAPSDIKIA; translated from the coding sequence ATGGCCAGCGAACTCAACCTATTCGAGATGGACTTCGAAGGCTCCGCTGATGCGGGCCTAGTGGCTGGCTATGACGGGAAGAGGGCAGTGGCGAACTCTCGTTCCTATGCCGTCGAAATGGCGAATCAAGTCGAGGTTGGTGGCCAGATCGATCTGCAGTCAAAAGCGGATGCCGAAGCTGTTGGGGTAAAGCACGACACTGAGCTTGCGGACATCCTGAATTTCGGTGATGCAGTTGCTGAACAGGTTCTGGCGGAAGCCAAAGCCTATGGCCTCAGTAGCCATCACGATTCCGACTGGGATCCAGAGCTTCTAACGCTTAATCCTGATGGGCTGCTCAAAGTGACAGCGGGAGAAGGAGCAAAACTGAAGATTGAGGCGGAAGCAACATCACAGAGCGACTTAAGCGAAATCAGAATTCAAACCAACGCCGAAGCGGTCGGTTGGAGTGACGCAGATTTCACAACGGCAAACGAAGAAGGCCTTGTTATAGAAGCTTATGCAGAAGCACTTGGCATCGATAACGGAGCTGACAATATCCTCTATACGGAGTCACTAGCAACTGCCATTGAAGGAGATGACGGAGATGCAACAACCACACTGACGATCACCTCCAATGTGGAGGCTGATGCCTTGGCCACTGCTCAATTGAGCGGGCAAAGTGAAACCAGCATGATTGAGTGGATGGAAGCGCATTCCATCGGTATCAACGATACAGATATCAACCTGATTGGAGAAGGATTGGTTGACGCAAATACTTATTCCTCGATCAGTTTTGAAACAATTGATCCAAGTGATTTGGGCTCAGAAAATCTAGAAGGTGTCGACAATACTGTCATCACACTGGATGGTGACGAAAGCAACATGGTTGATGCAAGTACTGAGGTTGAGGTTGCAGAAACGATGACAGGCGCCAGTAGTTATGGCATACAAGGCACAACAATATTTGGCGATGGCGATGGAGCTAATATCATTAATGCAGAAGCCATCATCGAAGCAGACTTCTCATCCTGGAGTGGGTTTACAGGCTCAGAGCTTGATGAGTTTATTGCCATGGGCTTAAACGACAGCAATATCGTTCTAGGCAAAGGGGCCGATGTAGTGAGAGGCGTAGCCAAACAAGATTTAACATTAAATGAGTCATTTAGTGAAACACTAGATACAGATAGTGCTCTAGCTAAAACCCTCTCACAATCTGCAGGAATTAATAATAGTGCAATTAATACAGGTGCTGGAAATGATATTGTTGAAGGTCAAGTGAGCGGTGAAGCAATTCACGTCGACACATCAAGAGGAATCGTTGACTCCTATATCAATACGAGCACCGGTGATGACAAAATCAATGGCTCGGTGACAAACAGCGTTCTCCATGGCGGATCAGGAGATGATCGAATTGAAATGGATGATGCTTTTGGTTCGATAGTTGATGCTGGTAGCGGTGACGACCGCATTGCAATTGCCTCCGAATCGGAATCGATGCAACTGTTTGGTGGAACTGGGGAAGACATCATTATTGGCGGAAGTGGAGACGACATGATCAGCGGAGGAGTTGGCTCAGATGTTCTAAGAGGAGGGGAAGGAGCTGATACATTTGTATTTGATGTAAGCAGTTTCGGGCGAGGTACAGATCTTGTTAGCGACTTCAATCAAGCGGAAGGAGATGTCCTAGAGCTTTCAGCAGCTCTAACAGGGATTAACAGAGGGGCTGAACCGATTTTCATAACAGCTGCAATGGCCGAAGGCACAAATATTGATGCAGCAATCATCTACGACACATTGGAAAATATCCAAGGACAAAGAGCCACATCGGTGAAAATGGCTTATGCTCACGATCAAGGATCAATGATGTTCGACGAAGACGGTGATTGGACTCAAGGAAGCGATGTTCTGGCTGTTGTCCGCCACACAGACAGCTCTTCAGAGCTAGCCCCATCCGATATAAAAATTGCTTAA